Genomic segment of Saprospiraceae bacterium:
CAAGTATGCAGACGGATAAAGATCCGCTGGCAATTCCAATTCAATCACTTGATTTTCAAATTGCGGGGCACGAACTGCCCAATTATGCACTTGTCTCCCGTCTAAAGTTGTTAGCTTAATCCTAAGTTGTTCTGATGATGTAAAATTGCCTTGGACATATATTTTATTGCCTGGTTGAATTGGATTTGGCCACAGTACAATCTCTGATAATTTTTTCTTTGAAGCTTCATTTGTTCCAACTACAACGCCTGGATTGTAACGAGCAGCCATGAAGCGGTTTTGATTAGAAAACATGGCATAACCTGCGACTATAATTTTATTGTCAGGTTGCAATAAGACAACTTCTCCATTTGCACGGTTTCCGATTTTACTACTAATCTTTCCTAGTCCGGCAAAATTTGGGTCCAGTTTGCCGTCTGTTTTAAATCGAACCATGGCGACATTGCTTCCATTTCCAGTATTTGTTGTGCCACAAACCAATGCACGTCCATCTGCCTGAATTACTAAATCCTTTGCTTCATCTTTCGTCGTATTGAATGCCACAATCACAGATCCGGTTGAGGCAAATGATGTATCAATCACGCCTTCCGGCAATAATCTTACTACGATAAATTTCGTTTTTGAAGAATCCACAAAATTCCCGGCAACAACAATTCTTCCATCTTTTTGAACACGAATTGCATTTCCAACTTCATCCGTTCCAGCATTTCCAAGGGCCAATACGGCAGTTCCAGTATTATTAAATGTATTATCCAGTGATCCAGATTTAGTAAGTCGCATGACCACGATGTCATTTTTTGTAGCTGTAGCATTTAAACTCCCAGTCAATAATATTTTACCGTCTGCTTGAAGCGTCATCCGACTGAGAACGGAAAGTGGACCAGCATCGATGCAACTAAATCCTGCAATCCCGAAACTAAGTTCTTCTGAACCATCTTCATTTCTTTTGAAAACACAAAACTGATCTGCTTTCTTGCCACATCCCAATAATTTACCATCTTCCAATAGGATAAGATCGATTATTCCGCTTAAACCATTATCAAAACTCAAGATCCCTCCAGTACCAAAATTACCAGACAATACCCCTGTTTGGCTCATTTTAATCAGGAGGGGCAAATTGTTTGATTTTCCTGCAATTAATATCGAACCATCGCTTACAATTTGAACAGTGGTTGCTTCAACATTTACATTAGAAAATGGTAGTAACACCTGTCCATTAAGTCCGAAGGTACTGTCAGGTAATCCAATATTCGTTAGACGAACTACAGCCAGGGTGCCTGTATTTCCAGAGATGTATTGACCTGCCAATATCAATTTGCCGTCTGATTGCAATGCAGCAGCACTGCACGTAGCATTGGCTTGGGGAAATCCGAAGGATGTAAATCCTACGGTTGCAAAACTATTATCAAGGGTTCCACCGGTTTGACTTGAAACAAAAGGCATAAACACAGGCGATAGGAGCAGGATAAACAGGAATTTAATCTTGTAAATGGTAGAGTAGAAAAACTTCATTGGTAACAAATTTTCTTTTTAGGGAAACAGGATTTAAATGAGGGGATAAATATACTTCCTTGTTTTCCCGTCGTAGCACATGCACAAAACTTTAACCAAGAATTTTAATAAATTCTTTGGAAATAGCTAATTCTTATGGGTTTTTACAATATGGAATTTGCTTTTATCAGCTGGAAGCCCTCTTGCGTGATCACTGCTGCTTCGAATCCTGATCGAAGTGCATATGCGCCAATTTCACCTTTTTTATTTATTGCAATGTATCCTACTTGAAATTCATCCTGTGTTTTAATCCCCAGAAGGCGTTTAGCTGCCATTTTACAAGCTTTTTCTGGATGCATTCCCTGACGCATCATTTCTACAATTGAAAAAGACCCAACTTTTTTAATAACAGCTTCTCCTAAGCCAGTTGCAGTTGCGGCCCCCACTTCATTATCAACATAAAGACCGGCGCCAATAATTGGTGAATCGCCCACCCTTCCTCTCATTTTAAATGCCAATCCACTGGTGGTGCAAGCTCCTGAAAGATCGCCAAATTGGTCTAAACCTAAAATCCCGATCGTATCATGTCGTTCGACATTGATTTTGGGTTTGTATTCTGCCTTTATACGCCAGGATTCCAAGGCTTTTTGTGCTTTTTCGGTCAATAAATTCTCTTCTTTAAATCCTTGTTCGATTGCAAATTGATGTGCTCCTGATCCTGCAAGAATTACATGGGGTGTTTTTTCCATTACACGTCGTGCAACGGATATTGGATGTATGATATGTTCTAAAAAAACGACAGAACCGGCATTACCCAATTCATCCATAATACAAGCATCCAAAGTGACAAATCCATCCCGATCCGGAAACCCTCCATATCCAACAGAGGTGTCTTCCGGATCACTTTCCGGTATCCGGGCTCCGGCTTCCACTGCATCCAAGGCTTTTCCTTTAGAATTTAAAACATTCCAAGCTGCTTCTACAGCTTTCCGATTATTCCAGGTAGCAATGACAACAGGTTTTCGAATCTTTCCAAATCCAGCAAACCAATCTGTCAAATGATCAACTGAACCTAAACTACCTATTCCAATGGCTGTTGAACTTAAAAATGTGCGACGATTAAACATAACTATCTTATTATAATTTCATCCGTAAATAACCAGGAGGATCCACCCGCTCCAGGATGCCAATCCGGCAAGGGTCCTGCATTTTTTGCTTTTATTTGAATGAATCTGCATTTAAAATTTTGACTGGTTTTAAATTCATGCAAAATAGATCCTTCCTCTTTCTGTGATATTTGATTTCGAATCAGATCGAGGGATTCATAGTGCTTTCCATCTTCAGATATCTTAAACTCAACTTGAGAAGGCATTAAAATCCAAGGTCCCTGATCTTGTAAAAAACGAATTCCCAAATAATTTAAATTTCGTTCTTCAGAAAATTCCAGCACCAGATGAATGTCATTTCCCTGATATCCTTGCCACAATCCATCTCTGAAATCCATACTGCCTTGCAAACCATCAATCAATGCATCATTGCCGCCTGCTGCATATTGATTTGCATATTCAGCATTCAATTTAAGCTGCATGCCCTGAGGTTTTTTGATAAAATCTGCAAACAACCATTCTGTTGTTTGACTATTTGATTTATTTCTAAAGTAAAGTCGCGTCTCAGTATGGAATATCAAATCATTTGAAAATATAAATCGTTGACCGGTAGTTGTATCATAGCAAAATTCTATGGGTTTCCTATCAATTGAAACCAGACGCACATGGGTGCTGTCTTTAAAAACGCGTTGGCCAGAATATACATAAGGTCTTACTGAATACTCCGTACCTGTTTGCCTGGATTTTTGATACCGTACCTGGTAGGGTTTTTCACCCAGTTGAAATTGTATTTGATCTCCGGCATTTAATTTAAAATCGTCTGATACGGGCTTTCCGTTGATTAAAAGATTAGTTACGTATTTGGAATTTGACGAAGAGCTTGTTTTAATTGTAATTGGTTTCTGATTTGGAATTTGAATGCTAACATTTCTAAAACTTGGAAAGCCTATTGCGTAGTTTGCATTAAAAGGATTTACCGGATAAAATCCCAAAGCACTAAAAACAAACCACGAAGACATTTGACCGCAATCTTCGTTGCCTATCAGACCCTCTGGTGTATTACTATAAAATTCTTCTTTAATCTTCTTAATGAGGTCTTGTGCTTTTTCCGGGGCATTTGCATCATTGTATAAATATGCTAAATGATGACTGGGTTCATTGCCATGTGCATACTGACCTATTAATCCGGTGATATCCGGCTGAACTCTACCAGTCATTTCTGCTTTATTGTAAAACAAGTCATCCAGTCGTTTTAACAATACGCGTTCTTTGTTTTCATCTTTGTCAGAAAGTAAAAAAAGTTGCTTCATCCCTTCAATATCGTGGTGTGCACCAAAAAGATATTGATAGGCATTGGCTTCTGTATAATGATGGTTGACCTCAAGGGGATCAAAGGGTTTTATAAATTGGTTATTCCAACGAGCCTGATAAAAACCAGATTCCGGATTGTATAAATTTTTATATGAATTTGCATTGTAACGTTCCAGCCCTTTACAATGGATTGAAGCTGCTGCTGCAAAATCCAAACTATTTTCTATGGTTTTAGAAACTGATTCGGATTCCTCATTTGATAAAATAAATCCTTTTGGCATAAATTTAATTCCTGTATTGCTTCCATTAAGTAAAGTATTTTGAATGGCCTCTTTCGCAAGGATTGTATCAAAATCAAATACTTTATGGTGAAAAGCATTTGCAATAACAGGAATTGAATGATTTCCAATCATACACCAGGTTTCATTCCCTGCCAATTCCCAAACTGGCAAATGACCGCATTCCTGATATTGACGCAAAAAAGTTCTAATAAATTTAGAATTGTATTCCGGATAAATCCATTGATATAAAGGATGTGTAGAGCGGTAGGTGTCCCATAATGAAAATACAGTAAACTGATCATCAGCCTGCGTTGAATGAATATTTAAATCCATTCCCCGATAGCGTAAATCAATGTCCTGAAACAAACTTGGGTGAATTAAATTGTGGTATAAAGCAGTATAAAAAACAAGTTTTTCTTTAGAATC
This window contains:
- a CDS encoding N(4)-(beta-N-acetylglucosaminyl)-L-asparaginase, translating into MFNRRTFLSSTAIGIGSLGSVDHLTDWFAGFGKIRKPVVIATWNNRKAVEAAWNVLNSKGKALDAVEAGARIPESDPEDTSVGYGGFPDRDGFVTLDACIMDELGNAGSVVFLEHIIHPISVARRVMEKTPHVILAGSGAHQFAIEQGFKEENLLTEKAQKALESWRIKAEYKPKINVERHDTIGILGLDQFGDLSGACTTSGLAFKMRGRVGDSPIIGAGLYVDNEVGAATATGLGEAVIKKVGSFSIVEMMRQGMHPEKACKMAAKRLLGIKTQDEFQVGYIAINKKGEIGAYALRSGFEAAVITQEGFQLIKANSIL
- a CDS encoding GH92 family glycosyl hydrolase; translation: MKNALGFSEYTNVFRLLCICLFTACCLTDGLAINQSKFKAGHLATDTSKRKVTNLKKATGVIQDYAAWVNPFVGTGAHGHTFPGAVYPFGMMQLSPDTRLEGWDGCSGYHDSDSLIYGFSHTHLSGTGVPDYCDVLFMPGTGSPVFNNGADGQAGYASAFKKSSEKASPGYYSVFLDKDKIRAAFTVGKRTGIHHYTYPKHTDQWIIIDLKHRDKLFSGGFTNSSKNSIEGFRISIGWARKQYVYFKSIFSKNIKWIQYSPDSLKAIIHFEENGSKELFAQVGISAVDATGAAKNLESEFDEFNFTKMLTNTRDLWNKLLGRIQINDPDSKEKLVFYTALYHNLIHPSLFQDIDLRYRGMDLNIHSTQADDQFTVFSLWDTYRSTHPLYQWIYPEYNSKFIRTFLRQYQECGHLPVWELAGNETWCMIGNHSIPVIANAFHHKVFDFDTILAKEAIQNTLLNGSNTGIKFMPKGFILSNEESESVSKTIENSLDFAAAASIHCKGLERYNANSYKNLYNPESGFYQARWNNQFIKPFDPLEVNHHYTEANAYQYLFGAHHDIEGMKQLFLLSDKDENKERVLLKRLDDLFYNKAEMTGRVQPDITGLIGQYAHGNEPSHHLAYLYNDANAPEKAQDLIKKIKEEFYSNTPEGLIGNEDCGQMSSWFVFSALGFYPVNPFNANYAIGFPSFRNVSIQIPNQKPITIKTSSSSNSKYVTNLLINGKPVSDDFKLNAGDQIQFQLGEKPYQVRYQKSRQTGTEYSVRPYVYSGQRVFKDSTHVRLVSIDRKPIEFCYDTTTGQRFIFSNDLIFHTETRLYFRNKSNSQTTEWLFADFIKKPQGMQLKLNAEYANQYAAGGNDALIDGLQGSMDFRDGLWQGYQGNDIHLVLEFSEERNLNYLGIRFLQDQGPWILMPSQVEFKISEDGKHYESLDLIRNQISQKEEGSILHEFKTSQNFKCRFIQIKAKNAGPLPDWHPGAGGSSWLFTDEIIIR